The following proteins are encoded in a genomic region of Dyadobacter sp. UC 10:
- a CDS encoding TolC family protein: MRIYMIGLFIFLANSLHAQDTLNLSIRQADSLFLQNNLSLLAEKYQIDIAKSIEVQDKLWNNPTFGVEISAYNPSRGAFDVGRNGQKAFTISQMITRAGKRNKQVALDVESTRKSEYQFFDLVRTLKFELREIFFESYYLKQTVALYDNQINTLTSTVTAFQKEYERKNISLKEVVRLKALLFQLSNNRADILFELQENQRDLRTLLSIDQPVKSVVDSSDILRYQLDRYTPAALQEKALQSRADLKVAQSQTKEAELNYTLQKALAVPDIEVGAIYDQASNYVNNYFGVNASISLPFFNRNQGNIRAAKSSIGYYKTAENARQNSITNEVNAAIQKVSVADKAYQSVESQFSDQFQLLSTGIYDNFQKRNITLLEFIDFIETYNESIKEYNRLQADRIKVYEELNYVVGEELFN, translated from the coding sequence ATGCGAATTTACATGATCGGGCTGTTCATATTTTTGGCGAACAGCTTACACGCACAGGACACCCTCAATCTATCTATCAGGCAGGCTGACAGCCTTTTTCTCCAGAATAACCTTTCACTGCTAGCGGAAAAATATCAGATCGATATCGCAAAGTCCATTGAGGTGCAGGATAAGCTTTGGAACAATCCCACATTCGGTGTTGAAATAAGTGCCTACAACCCTTCCAGGGGCGCTTTCGATGTCGGCAGGAATGGTCAGAAGGCTTTTACCATTTCACAAATGATTACCCGTGCAGGGAAGCGAAACAAACAAGTGGCGCTGGATGTGGAATCGACGCGTAAAAGCGAGTACCAGTTTTTTGACCTGGTGCGCACACTGAAATTTGAGCTTCGGGAGATATTTTTCGAATCCTATTATCTGAAGCAGACAGTCGCGCTGTATGACAACCAGATCAATACGCTTACCAGCACGGTAACAGCATTTCAGAAGGAATATGAGCGTAAAAATATTTCGCTCAAAGAAGTCGTGCGCCTCAAAGCTCTGCTGTTCCAGCTTTCCAACAACCGGGCAGACATTCTTTTTGAGTTACAGGAAAACCAGCGCGACCTGCGTACCCTGCTGAGCATTGACCAGCCTGTAAAATCGGTCGTTGACAGTTCAGATATCCTCCGATACCAGCTCGATCGCTATACACCAGCTGCATTACAGGAAAAAGCATTGCAAAGTCGCGCTGATTTGAAAGTGGCCCAGTCGCAAACCAAGGAAGCGGAGCTTAACTATACTTTACAAAAGGCGCTCGCAGTGCCGGATATCGAGGTGGGAGCGATTTACGACCAGGCCAGCAATTATGTCAACAACTACTTTGGTGTGAACGCCTCTATTTCGCTTCCATTCTTCAACAGGAACCAGGGCAATATCCGGGCGGCAAAAAGCAGTATCGGCTACTATAAAACCGCCGAAAATGCACGTCAAAACAGCATTACGAATGAAGTAAATGCCGCTATTCAAAAAGTCAGTGTCGCCGACAAAGCATATCAGAGCGTAGAAAGTCAATTTTCTGATCAGTTTCAATTACTCAGCACCGGCATTTACGACAACTTCCAGAAAAGAAACATAACCCTCCTCGAATTCATCGATTTTATCGAAACCTACAACGAAAGCATTAAGGAGTACAACCGCCTGCAAGCAGACCGCATTAAAGTCTACGAAGAGCTGAATTATGTGGTTGGTGAAGAGCTATTCAATTGA
- a CDS encoding response regulator transcription factor produces the protein MKKILIVEDDRRIAQNIFRGLAAENFETEIAYDGITGKQLALEKKFDLVLLDVNLPGMRGYEVCQQIRIYKPALPIIMLTAYGEIEDKVEGLNRGADDYIVKPFDFRELLARINASLRISELNNPESTDKILKIADLEMNLGTKQVKRAGNPIELTAKEFALLEYFMQHRGRVVSKMDLAEHVWHLNFDPGTNVVEVYINYLRKKVDKDFSVKLIHTRPGMGYIMKEE, from the coding sequence ATGAAAAAAATACTGATTGTAGAAGACGACCGCAGGATCGCTCAAAATATTTTCCGCGGGCTTGCCGCCGAAAATTTTGAAACAGAAATTGCATACGACGGCATTACCGGTAAGCAGCTCGCACTGGAAAAAAAGTTTGACCTGGTGTTGCTGGACGTCAATTTGCCCGGCATGCGCGGTTATGAGGTTTGTCAGCAGATCCGGATTTATAAACCCGCACTTCCCATTATCATGCTCACCGCTTATGGAGAGATCGAGGATAAAGTTGAGGGGTTGAACAGAGGCGCTGACGATTATATAGTTAAACCATTTGATTTCCGAGAATTACTGGCCAGAATCAACGCTTCTCTCAGAATATCAGAGTTAAATAATCCGGAATCCACCGACAAGATATTAAAGATTGCAGACCTGGAAATGAACCTGGGAACCAAGCAGGTAAAAAGGGCCGGTAACCCGATCGAACTTACTGCAAAGGAATTTGCATTGCTTGAATATTTCATGCAGCACAGAGGAAGGGTTGTTTCAAAAATGGATCTGGCCGAGCATGTATGGCACCTCAATTTTGACCCGGGGACAAATGTAGTGGAAGTGTATATCAATTATTTACGTAAAAAAGTAGACAAGGATTTTTCGGTTAAACTAATTCATACTCGGCCGGGAATGGGTTATATTATGAAAGAAGAATAG
- a CDS encoding sensor histidine kinase has protein sequence MKIKERIALQFTLLVAAVLLLFSLAIYSVSEHYRQEEFYDRLKSRAQTTCRLLVKVKGIDKDLLKAIDQNTLSEMLDEKVLIFDRNNDMVYSSVDDKLITYQSSLLDEVREKVYIEFHQGENEVIGLLYQDESEPLVVLASAYDTFGHSKLANLRHTLGWGLLAGIAVTVGLGIYFAGNALRPISRINEQVSLITAQNLSQKLDEGDRKDEIAQLAINFNTVLARLNNAFEQQKSFVSHASHELRTPLAALKSEIQLGQRFTKNNADLEEVFGNLFSDTERLISITNSLLFLARSYEHSTNFKMTSIHIEDLVFVAKDELLTTHPEYRVDIDYERIPENENETVVKGNEELLKRVFVNLLDNACKYSADRHARIIIATDSKFCTVKVKDNGIGIDKTELPNIFDPFYRSTSAAEQPGFGIGLSICQRIVELHHGNISASSELGVGSEFNVQLNHV, from the coding sequence ATGAAAATAAAGGAACGTATCGCATTGCAATTTACGCTACTGGTGGCGGCGGTACTGCTATTATTTTCACTCGCTATTTACAGTGTTTCCGAACATTACCGACAGGAAGAATTTTATGACCGCCTGAAAAGCCGCGCTCAGACAACCTGCCGGCTGCTCGTCAAAGTGAAAGGGATAGATAAGGACCTGCTCAAAGCGATCGACCAGAATACCCTGTCCGAAATGCTCGATGAGAAGGTTTTGATATTCGACCGAAATAACGATATGGTCTATTCCAGCGTCGACGATAAACTCATCACCTACCAATCCTCTCTGCTGGACGAGGTAAGGGAAAAAGTGTATATCGAATTTCACCAGGGCGAAAACGAGGTGATCGGCTTGCTTTACCAGGACGAAAGCGAGCCGCTGGTAGTGCTGGCTTCGGCCTACGATACGTTTGGACACAGCAAGCTCGCCAATCTGAGACACACACTGGGATGGGGCTTGCTTGCTGGCATTGCGGTAACTGTGGGGCTGGGTATCTATTTCGCCGGGAATGCATTGCGGCCGATCAGCCGGATCAATGAGCAGGTATCGCTGATTACGGCGCAGAATTTATCTCAAAAACTGGACGAAGGCGACCGAAAGGACGAGATCGCGCAGCTGGCCATCAATTTCAATACCGTACTGGCCAGGCTAAACAATGCGTTTGAGCAGCAAAAAAGCTTTGTATCCCACGCTTCCCACGAGCTTCGTACTCCGTTGGCAGCGCTCAAATCCGAGATACAACTGGGTCAGCGTTTTACAAAAAATAATGCAGACCTGGAAGAGGTTTTCGGCAACCTGTTTTCTGATACCGAGCGGCTGATCAGCATTACCAATAGTTTGCTATTTCTGGCGCGGTCGTACGAGCATTCCACCAATTTCAAAATGACTTCGATCCATATCGAAGATCTCGTTTTTGTGGCGAAAGACGAATTGCTTACAACTCATCCAGAATACCGGGTAGATATCGACTACGAGCGCATTCCGGAAAATGAAAACGAAACGGTAGTGAAAGGAAATGAGGAGCTGCTAAAACGTGTATTCGTCAACCTGCTCGATAATGCCTGTAAGTATTCCGCCGACCGCCATGCCCGGATTATCATCGCGACTGATTCAAAATTCTGCACCGTAAAAGTGAAGGATAACGGGATCGGGATCGATAAAACCGAGTTGCCGAATATCTTTGACCCCTTCTACCGGTCGACCTCCGCAGCCGAGCAACCAGGCTTTGGAATAGGCCTTTCAATCTGTCAGCGCATCGTCGAACTCCATCACGGGAATATTTCGGCCAGCAGCGAACTGGGCGTCGGAAGTGAATTTAATGTGCAGCTAAACCACGTTTAA
- a CDS encoding efflux RND transporter periplasmic adaptor subunit: protein MKNIVCAAAFAFAGLGITGCEKKKEEIRESKAFMLSDTMMSRITLDTVRTEAVRNELTLIGKVVPDENQVIKIYPLVGGNVEEVDVELGDNVRKGQKLAVIRSGEVADLERQMIQAQSDLLVAQKNLSSTEDLFESKLVPERDVISARQMVDKAQAELGRIKEIFSIYGLGKSTNYTVKSPINGFIIDKNVNRGMQLRSDNTESLFTVGQIADVWVMANVNESDIPRIKLGMTAEVRTISFADEVFKGKVDKIYNVLDPDTKAMKIRIQLQNVGFKLKPEMHATISLNFEEGSQMQAIPSKAIIFDRSKNWVMVFNGRSKIEARPINVYRVLTNRAYVTSGLREGERVISKNQLLVYNAMTE from the coding sequence ATGAAAAATATAGTCTGTGCAGCGGCATTTGCATTCGCTGGACTCGGTATCACCGGCTGCGAAAAGAAAAAGGAGGAAATCCGGGAGTCGAAGGCATTTATGCTTTCCGATACCATGATGAGCCGCATTACGCTCGATACTGTTCGCACGGAAGCTGTACGCAACGAACTGACCCTGATCGGCAAAGTGGTCCCGGACGAAAACCAGGTGATCAAAATTTACCCGCTTGTGGGCGGAAATGTGGAAGAAGTAGATGTGGAGCTGGGTGATAATGTTCGCAAAGGCCAGAAACTGGCCGTGATACGATCGGGTGAAGTAGCTGATTTGGAGCGGCAAATGATTCAGGCACAATCGGATCTGCTGGTAGCGCAGAAAAACCTTTCCTCGACCGAAGATCTCTTTGAAAGTAAACTGGTACCCGAACGCGACGTCATATCCGCACGCCAGATGGTTGATAAGGCACAAGCAGAATTGGGCAGGATCAAAGAGATTTTCTCGATTTATGGTCTGGGAAAATCTACGAATTACACAGTCAAATCCCCTATCAACGGTTTTATAATAGACAAAAATGTCAACCGCGGCATGCAGCTGAGGTCAGACAATACAGAAAGCCTTTTCACGGTCGGCCAGATCGCCGATGTGTGGGTGATGGCCAATGTCAACGAGAGCGATATTCCGAGGATTAAACTGGGTATGACGGCCGAGGTGCGCACGATCAGCTTTGCGGACGAGGTATTTAAGGGGAAAGTGGACAAGATATATAATGTGCTTGACCCTGATACCAAAGCGATGAAAATCCGCATTCAGCTGCAAAATGTTGGTTTTAAACTCAAACCGGAAATGCACGCAACAATAAGCCTGAATTTCGAAGAAGGCAGCCAAATGCAGGCGATCCCATCCAAAGCGATCATTTTCGACAGAAGCAAAAACTGGGTAATGGTTTTCAATGGTCGCAGCAAGATCGAAGCCCGCCCCATCAACGTATACCGCGTCCTCACCAACCGCGCCTACGTAACATCCGGCCTGCGGGAAGGAGAGCGAGTTATTTCTAAGAATCAGCTGCTGGTTTATAATGCAATGACTGAATGA